TTTGTTTGTGCCCCGTCGTCTTCTTACGTGGTAGGTGAAGACCACACCTAGTAAAATTGCTTAGGTCCTGAGAACCTCTGTGGAAAGGCTGAGGGGTTTCCTTAGCATCTTGCAGATGCAAGTTTCCAGACCATAATGGGCTGTTCAGAACCATTAAAGAGtctacataacataaaattgtgACTACAGTCTCTCagttcatttaatcattcattcagcacacatTTAAGGAGTGTCTGTTATGTGGTAGGCATTGTTCTTGGTGCTTGCAGCTGTTTTTCTGTAACAGTTGTAGGTAATTTGGGGAAAGGGTTACCTTCCAGGCCAGTTTGTTTTGGAAGTGAATGTTTTCTAGAACTTTAAATACCTGCTTTAAAACTATTCTGTTTATCCTCCATTAATATCTTCTGTGAGATCCTGATCTTGCCATCTAGTTTGATCAACTATTAGAACACTTCAGAAATTTAGCTCCTGTGGCTTGTTGAAGGATTActagacatttatttattcattcagcaaatactgcTCTATTGTGTATCAATCACCATGGACATAGTGGACTCAACACTTGGCAAGCTTATGGTGTAGTGATGGGGGTGAGGAGATGGACATCAGCAAATCTAGGCAGTTGTTGAACCAGTGAGGTTTGGATGGACTAGGGTGATGAAGCAGGTACTCTGAAATGTAAATCAGTGGAAGTACAAGCACTGtagttcagaaaagaaagagatcatGTGGTTTTTGATCTTTAAGGTTATCCACTTTTCCTCCTTGAGGCCTCACAGGGTTAGTACTTTGTCTTGTTTTGCAGTAAGAGcccaataaaataataatctgtGATATATTTGGCCTGGGTCTTGAAGGATAGTTACAGTTTTGGCAGAAGAAGATTGGATTACTGACATTTTAATAGGAAAGAACTGCAGACAAAGATAGGAATTCACAGGACAGATACACAGAATTTCATTTGCTGTACTAGAAAGTAACTATGGGCCAGCAATAGTAAGGCAGGAAGGGTAGGTAGGTCAActtaacaaattttattatgagtAACAACTATTTAACCTAATGTAAACTTTAAATTATGAAAGGCAAGTAAATTGggattttatttggaaatctgTAATATAGCTAACAAGCAGTGTTGTAATTGTCTGTCTTCTGTGTGATCAGAAGATCGCTCACAGGGATTATAATCCATGCATTTAGCACAGCACCTGGTATGGTGAAGATACTCAATATTTGCTGGGGATGAAGTCAACAGTCAACTCAGTAATATGTTTGTCCATGTCTTCACCCCATCACCTCCCCAAATCTAGTACATTACAGCTTTATAATCAATACCGTATCTATTTCTTAAATCTTAAAGCTTCAAGGAAATGCAGAGTAGCTCCTGTTCACAAGAAGTTTGGGCATTCTAGGACCCCTTTTGGTTTCTATCTACAATCAAGGGTGGAGGATACAAAATACATTAACAAGTCTTAATATGTTTTCTCTTCCTATACAGATGAGCTGAGAGAACACTTTGCACAATTTGGTCATATAAGAAAGTGCTCTGTACCTTTTGTGagtattaacttaaaaaaaaaaaagtaataatgttATCCTCTTGATTTTCTTGTCAGAGCATATCAATTTGTATGAATTTCTCATGGAGTGACAGTGGTCAATCTTTGTTGATTAAGTTATGAGTGATACGGCTTAaaaagttaaggggaaaaaaaaaaacaaaaacccccaaaataaaaaaaagcttaTCCTAGATATTTGAGGTATTtgtgttggtttttaaaaattatcacaaatttaatGTCTCAAAGCAacacacatatattatctcagtttctgcaGATCAGGAGTCCAGGCACAGGTTTGCTGGGTCCTCTGTTCAGGGTTTCATGTAGCTGCAGTCCAGGTGTCAGCTGGAGTTGCCATCTCACCAGAGGCTCAACTGGCAAAGACCCATTTCCATGCTCCCTTAGGTTCTTGGTAGAATTTGTCTTTCAGCTGTAGCACTGAGGTACCTGCTTTCTTGCTGGCTTTCAGCTGGAGACTGCTCTCAGCTCCTAGGGACTGCCTGCAGTCCTTATTACTCTCCTTCTCCGTAGGCACTTTCTAAAACATGGCAGCTTCAAAGTCAGCAAGGGAGTTTCTTTCTTGTCTGCTAAGACAGTTTTATAATGTAATTATTGGAGTGATACCCCATCATCTTTGCCACATAACCTGATCAAGGGAGCAATATCTCATTGCTTTTGCTATATCCTTTTGGTTAGAAGTGTCATAGGTCCCACCCACATTCAAGGGAAGGGGATTATATAGGGGGTAACGTGGCGGGACACATGGAGATCTTGGGCCATCTTGGAATTTTGCCTATTTCAGTATTATAACAAGGACTTGAGAGAGTAGAGGATAATTTTATCATGAAACTGATGGAGAATATCTATTTTAACCTTTATCCTCATTAAGTTGAGTGCTTtgtgtgttgtgtttttatttgttacatATTCTTTGCTTCCTCATGAGGGTTTAGAAATCAGGTTCTACTTTATCCTgggctttatttttctgtggacTTTCTAGAATTATTGTTTATTTGGGGGTATGATGTGAGTACACATAGAGTTTACATGTGCTTCATTAAAATTGCTCCATTTTCCCTCATGGCATCAAAAAGGCTGTGGTAAAATATCAACTTAAAGTAACTTAAGTTCTTAACTCTTGATTTAATGTTATTTGCCTTCCAAAGATCTAACAGATTATGCATCTTGTGTGCTGGTGAAGATGTAGGGAATCTAGTACTGAAATTGTTGGGAAGTTTAACTGGTACCTTCACTGAAGGGTAATTTGGCAAAATCTATCAAAATTAAGAACCTGCTTTTGCTTTGATTTAGCagcttcatttctaggaatttattctacagAAATGTGAAGTCAAGAATGTTCAAAACAGCATTGTTTAATAATATCCTAATTGGAAagaacctaagtgttcatcagtgGGATGGGTTAAATAGATATTAATTCATTGATATAGTGGGATTTTACAGTTGATTAAAGGAGGCATGTATATTACAGACATGAAAATCTATAAGCTTAAAAACTAGTTTTACaaagtgtgtgtgtaaaatttgtgttttttgaagagtatttttaaaaagtttctctaAAAAGTAACAGATTTTTCTTGGTTGTCATTTCCCTCCTGAAAGTATAAACAGAGTAATTTAGGACCTGGAGTTAACAGATTTTAAACAAGAGAAGGCTTTGATTCTTGggaaaattatatataacaaaaaaattagtttctAGTTAACAAGTTCATTGTACTCAAGTTAGAAATCCAGGTTCCAATTTTAGATACATAGTAtctaaattttaacaaaatttttaatgcCTTGACAAATGGAAATGGACACCTGTAGGTAGAGtgctttaaaaattgtcttaTCTATCCGAGGTAAGGAATGAATCACTGAGACATAACCAGAAATTTACTGTGTTCTAGGTTAATACTTACAAACTTACCTTCCAGGCATGGGGgcaatttctaagaatttttttcagagttgggggcggggggcagagcACACCATAACTTTGTAACAAGACTGATGATGTACATTGAGTGAATAGACACCTTAGTATCTGTCATATATAgaagggctggggggtgggaaaGGTGTGTCTAAGAACATTAGTATCTCTGATGTATAAATGTATAGGTTGAGTGATAAGCACTTGTCTTTCGCACAAAGGGAAGTAGCAAAATTGTTTAACTTAACCAGAAGTGTGGAACTAGGTAAAcaagggtaatttttttttgtatttttctttaggaGCATGTGATGATAATGGTGGAAATGGTGATGAGGGTTATTGGTCTCAGAAATTACCAGAAATGTACCTAGTTTTGAGGCTTAATTTTCTAGTTTCTAGAATGAGGAAGTTAGAAAACAGGAAGAGTACTTCTTTATGCGATCAAAATCTCCCTTGACTATTGCTGTTAATGTGGTTTGTATCTAGAATGACACAGCTCATTACCCACATTTTACTTCCCTAGTGGCAATAGAAAAGCCAGAGAGTGTTAAGATTAACACAGAGATTAAGCCTTGGGTAAATAGGAAAGTAAATATGTATTAAAGCAAAGTTTTtggtatttattaaaatgtcttttactCCATTTTGGCAGATGAAAAAGTTGGTGGTTTGATTTGAAACTCCTGGAAACTTTCTCAAGTTCATGATTATTAATCTCTTCCTAAATTTTGAATTATTAGGACAGAGAGACTGGCTTTCACAGAGGTATGGGTtgggttcatttttcttcttcagaagaACTTCGGAATGCACTACAACAGGAAAATCATGTTATTGATGGAGTTaaggtaaatatttttctacatcaTATCATGAGATTTCTGTATATCAATTAGATAGGTCAGAAGTGTAAAATGACAGGGACTTTGGGAGATTTGTAACTTAATGTTTATTAaagaatggtggtggtggtaaagtTCCCAGTTCTAAAAGGTCTGGAGAGAAAAGTACAGGAGCCTTTAACGGTCAGCAAGGTGTATGTAACATGGAACAGTGGGAACAGCAGGGAGACCGGGGTTGAAATCCTGGCTTttccacttactgtgtgaccctgggctaAACTGatttagttttttattgaagttcagGGAGTCTTAAGTACAAGGAGCAAATAACATCCTCTTTACTAACTAGTGCTGACTCCCTAATAAAATGGCAGCTTTAAAGcatcagttttcagttttaatatttttgcagaCATTGCCTTTCCTTACAgtgcttatttgatttttttcagctcCATGTTCAAGCTCAGAGACCCAAGGCTTTGCAAGGGGATCAAACATCTGATGAAGAGAAAGATTTTTGAGACTATCACTGCCTATtaaataaagtaaacaaaactgaaaattttgtctaaatgtttttatttgaaacaaaTGGTTGCACCAAGCAAGAGCTTACTTTCCCCACTCCAAATTAAAACAGAGCACAATAGAGGCAAACATCATTTGGCAGGACAGTTCCAATAtgtgagcatccttctactcACTGTGGTTGGGGTAACTTGATTTGTGAGCAGTCATTCATAGACAAAATATTAACCCCAAAGTACTTATGTCACACAAAAGGAAGTGGCCTTAATTTCATGTGTGGGGCAGTATGTTCTATAAATGCCAAAAGGTGGGAGAAGCACAAACACAACccactctttaaaaaaactaagtaattcaaagtagaatttttccaccccccccccttttctccTGTAATAAAAAGTAGTGCTGGGCTCTGACACCCAGATTTGGTTTTTATCCTGGCCATTTACAAAGTGTTCCCCCATAACGACTTGCATCGTTAGGGTTATGAATAATAGTTCATTCACTTTGGAGAGCAAGTATctactccttcctcctcttcttgccTTCATGCTCATGTTCCTTGGGGCGGCTGCTATCTGAGGGTCTTTTAGAGCCACCATGCTGTTTGGCTTCTTCCAAAAATTTGTCCAAACCAAAAGGATCTTCCTCAAACTGAACTGGTCCTTCTCGGCCTCTTTGTCTACGGTCTGAACCAGAAAACTCCTTATCGGGAACaaatctagggaaaaaaagaaacgaCTATGAACTACTTTGTTTTCACTGGTGCAGATGTTGAGACTAAGCTGTCTGCCTGGGTACCTGTTAGTCTTTATTCTGGCTTCTAGGTCGTCACCATACATGTCCTTGTCCAGATTTTTACTGGGCCTGTAAATATTCTGGGCCATATCTTTACCACCTCTCCAGGCTTGATCataaacattgtaaatttcatctTCTCCACCTGCAAAACCACTGTCCATACCCTGTGGAAAAAACAGAGGatgttaaaaatgtatgtatttaatgaaaGTTGAATTTGATTACTTTCATATGAAGAGGAAACCCTTGCTCACTCACAGCTCACATTTTCAACAATCTGAACTGCAAACTAAAAAGGTCACTAAAAAACGGTCACAAAGTCCCTTATCTCTTGTTCACCTTTGGCTCCTTAGATTAAATATGGTACTCATTAACTACTTTCGCAAAGTTGTCATCAAAACTGGCAGATGCTAGTATAAGCAGGTATTTCAATTTGTATAGACACAGTAACAAGAAGATAGAAGAACTGTGAAGTGTTTATCTGACACTATAGTAACGTTAAACCCCTTAACTGCCTGAGAACATCACTATTACAGCATGATATGATAGGGTTCTCAATGAAAATATTAAGTCAACAAAAAGCTGGTTTCGTATATTTGGACAGCTCATTAATACAGGGATgtgtcttttaagaaaatttttcaCCACAATCTTTAAATGATTTAAGCTTGTGAGAGGCAACTgccataaatatttacttctgTGGAACTTTCATGCCTAAGAATCTTAGTTCTACCAGATACGAGCTAAACCTCTATGTGTTTCAACTTCTTCATATATAGACAGAGGTACTAATAGTATctaagaattaagtgagataacatAAGTAAAAGACTTAGAACAATGCCAGGAATATAAAAAGCACCCAATAACTTACTAACCAGAAAAGCTTACTCAAATGCTACCTTCAAATCTTCCTAAAATCTCCAAGTCTTAGATAACTAACTTCTCTCTATCCCAGTAGAACTTTACAGTTCTGTATTCTTACCACAGTCtgccttgtttttatttatatacatgtatctcTTTTCCAGTGGACTTGAGGGTTCCTTGAGGGCAAAGGCACATCTATCTTTGATCTCACTGAGTTATATACAGTAAATAATCAATGTTGGGTGAATTAAAACACAAAGGTACTTCCTCAGGCCTAATGTGTCCTAGCTAGTGACACCTGGTACTAGAAATCAGATTTCCTGACTAATACTTTAATCTGGCTTTACagctatattttttttaaagatcccaaGTCTGTGtttttttagcattaaaaaaaatttattttcaaatatcaacAAAAAATAACCCGAGACACTTTTGTAGGACATTTGctctattttagaaataagactGATATACCAGAATCAAGTTTTATCAccgaatttctttcattttctaatagTGTCTCAAATCTTAGTCAACTCTAAGAggtcaaaatcaactttttcatCTTGTCTCTTAAGTTACAACATGAaacttgcaatttttttcctgtcatcATGCCAGCATACCTTAGGCTGATCTAAACTAtgatgttaattttcttttccctgaggaTTGGTATATCATATcaacacttaaaatttatttctaggctttttGTACCTTGGATTGGTTGAAGAGCCTTTGGTCATACTGAACTTCATTGGAAGTCCGAGGATTGGGCACACCAAGAGCAATGACTTCACTGATATCtcgattttcatttctctgcagtTTTGACCTGTTTTGAAATACCATGTCACAAACTGAAAACTCTTCACAGATAAGCTGAATTTCAACTTAAATACAACAAATctcagaagaagaggaaacaaatatGTCCTGTTCACATCTTGTGAACATATATATTCCCTGATAATGCCATAGTTGGGATGACAGCTCTTACAGCATTTCAGATACGTGATTATAAGAGACACGGTTTTACAATTAGGCCTTCCTGATAGACAGGAGTAGGTATGACATTATAATTCAACATCTGTATACACACAGTGATCACCACCAAAAGTCTAGTTACTGTCTAACACCGTACAAttgacctccttcacccattttcACCAATCCCTCACcccacttcccctctggtaaccaccaatctgttttctctacctatgagtttgttttcagtttgttcattctgtttttctagattccacatgagtgaaatcatactgtatttctctttctctgtctgacttacttcacttagcataataccctcaaggttcatccatgttgtcacaaattgCAAGATTTCATCTTTACAGCTGAGCTGTATTCCACTGGGTAcacatcccccaccccatcttctttatccatttatctgttgatgggcacttaggttgcttccatccatatcttggttattgtaaataatgctgcaatgaagaTAGGTAcgcatatatttttttgaattagtgttttcgtacccttcagataaatacctagaagtggaatagctggatcatatggtagttctattcttaattttttgaggaatctccatactgttttccatattaacagcactaatttacattcccaccaacagtgtttgagggttcccttttctctacctcTTCAATGCTTgctatttcctgtttttctgataATACCcactctaacaggtgtgaggtgctattTCGTGGTTTTGACTtgatttccctaataattagtgatgctaatatcttttcatgtgcctgttcaTCATTGGCatgtcttcttcagagaaagGTCTATTCAGATCCCCCGCCCATTTAATTGggtttttctgttgctgttgctgctgagttgtatgagttctttatatactttggatattaaccccttgttggatatataattacaaatattgtctcccattcagtaggttgcctttttattttgatgatggTTTTCTTCACTGCGTAAGTTTTTCGTTTGATacagtcccatttgtctattttttcttgtttcctttgcctttggagtcaaattaaaaaacactGCTAAGACCActgtcaaagagcttactgcctatgttttcttctaggaattttatggtttaaggtcttaaattcaaattcttaatccattttgcattaatttttatgcAGTGTAAAAGAgtagtctagtttcattcttttgcatgtggctgtccacttttccaataccatttattaaagagagcATCCTTTCTCAAAAGagtcattcttttgttttgttttttaaagaatcattctTGATATGAAAGTCCTTAATACAAGCAATCACCTTATAATGAATGCTGAAATATGAATCTGCTATGGTCTATATCTGCTATTATTATAAAGGACTGGGAGGACTGGATGCAAATTAGATGTATCACATGAATCATTTTTGATAAGCTAGAATCAGTTCTTTACCCTAACTACATTTAGTAATTTTATCCTATTAGAATTTTGAGGAAAACATGTCAATGACTGGATTACTCAGTATAATTTTTGACATTCAGATTAATTTAATTCCTCTGCTGTTTCAGTATGTATGCAATCTACATCGCAATGATACCATGGTAACTGTTATCATTTATTTCCCTAAAAAGCTCAGGTCTTAAAATGATTTCTATAGACAATCTAATCTTCATCCAATCACAAGTTTACAGCTTTTCGATATTATCAATTCTCATAGTCACTTTATTGGTTTTAAGGGCTCCATTTATCTACAGagccattttgatttttacaGCTTAGGAATTTCAGACCAAGAGTGTCATTAACTGTGCACTTTCATACTTCATTCCTCTCTCTTTTATACTATATGTTTAAACACAACTCTAAATTCAGATTTTCTGCTTCTCTATGACTTCACTTATTGAGAGATGAAATATGCCATTAAACAACAAAGACCATCACCAGAAGCAATCTGTTTAAGATATGACTTGAAAAAATAGATTGTATCAGCTCGTAGGTTGAtgagagcacagagaactgtgCATTTGGAAAGAGTTTTATACTTGCATTTTACCCAACTCAGAATTCCACCTCTGTGTTATAGCATGTCTTCAACCTTTCAGCATTTCAGTCCTTGCCCTTTGTTGAACCACAAACTTTATCAATCCCTACTCTGTTCCAAGTCCCCATACATGTATGTCCTTTGTTCTATACATGTCTGTACTTACTAAGAGTGCTCTGTCAATTTTCCCAATTTTATATGATAGCACTTTCTGAATTTTAAGTGAAACTGTTAAGTGCTGATTTATTAAGTTTTCAAActaaagaggaaagggagagaagcaaAACTGGTCTTAGTGGACTAAACCTCCTCTCTAAAAGGTTCACAAAGGCCACTCTTCATAATTCGCATTTATCTCAACTAGCACCTACCTCTTATCGGGAGCTGCTCTGGAAAGATTCCGGTCATGCTGTCTCTCTTTTCGCCTGTCATGCCGGATTTCATCCCTCTCACGTGCCTCTCCATCCTCTGTGTAGACAGAGTTAAACATTACTTACTTCATCAATATATATTATCCATTAATATTTTGAACAAGAGAATATTCTTTAACTGTAGTCAGAAAAATCCACGAATTTCTTTTAGTCACATTAAGCCCTTTTAACCTTACTTGCAATTAATTTAAATCCAGTACTGATTTAACTTTTGAATATGAATTCCAGAATCATGCATGCAGCTGAAGTGTTTAGGTGCAAAGTGTACTGATaccttttaatttactttgaaatgcatctaAGTAGTAAGGTGGATtgatagatggagaaaaagctgGGTAGATATATGATAAAGCAAATTTAGCAAtgctaattgtttttaaaaaatgttaacatagaGTCTAGATGGTGGAGATATGGATGTTCGCTacataattctttaaatttttctatgtgttttaaaattttcataataaaatttcaggaaaaaagaattatacaaagTTTATCCttatattttcaaagactgaCTTTGAATAAAGAACCTTTTGCTTGTGGTCCACAGGGGCTGCCTGCATCTTGATTTCTATCAATTGTGTTTTTGTCTATCTTCATTTTCTCTACCCTCTCCAGT
This is a stretch of genomic DNA from Camelus ferus isolate YT-003-E chromosome 6, BCGSAC_Cfer_1.0, whole genome shotgun sequence. It encodes these proteins:
- the SLIRP gene encoding SRA stem-loop-interacting RNA-binding protein, mitochondrial; the encoded protein is MAASGVRGAMALRTNIGRPVAFVRKIPWTAGPNELREHFAQFGHIRKCSVPFDRETGFHRGMGWVHFSSSEELRNALQQENHVIDGVKLHVQAQRPKALQGDQTSDEEKDF